A window of the Phalacrocorax aristotelis chromosome 9, bGulAri2.1, whole genome shotgun sequence genome harbors these coding sequences:
- the ATG2B gene encoding autophagy-related protein 2 homolog B isoform X5 gives MPWPFSESIKKRACRYLLQRYLGHFLQEKLSLEQLSLDLYQGTGSLTQVPLDKWCLNEILESADAPLEVTDGFIQSISLSVPWGSLLQDNCALEVKGLEMVFRPRPRLASGSEPMYWSSFMTSSMQLAKECLSQKLTDEQGEGSQPFEGLEKFAETIETVLRRVKVTFLDTVLRIEHVPENSKSGTALEIRIERTMYCDETADECSGINVHQPTAFAHKLLQLSGVSFFWDEFPASAKSSPVCSATQLATEPKLSPSWNPKIIYEPHPQLTRNLPEITPSDPVQISKLIGRMELSLTLKQNEVLPGAKLDIDGQIDSVHLFLSPRQVHLLLDMVAAIAGPESLSRIELSNKDRKNRPMQQEDEYRIQMELKRYLRKESLSAGASSEQSFYETESARTPSSREEEVFFSMAEMDMSHSLSSLPPLGDPPTMDLDLSLTSTYTTTPAGSPLSTTVLQPTWGDFLDRNRQELQPPRSSSLTANVVHQTSLRRTSIPSRSVSVDESRPELLFRLAVGTFSVSVLHIDPLPPPESSLNLNPLTPMARDFFTRIEKIEPVKFSTEDFLSFREVFAEACSHDHLRFIGTGIKVSYEQRQRSASRSFSTDLSIGDMEFLECLFSTDSHSIQPHYTELLTFHSEEGNDSHAMPCLQLHYKHSDNRGPQGSQGRLSSVPQKAELQIKLSPVFCELDISIVDRLNSLLQPQKLTTVEMMASHMYASYNKHINLHKAFTEVFLDDSHTPANCRVSVQVTAPALNLSVRFPIPDLRSDQERGPWFKKSLQKEILHLEFTDMEFKTELGGSTPEQVKLELTFKDLTGSFEEDNAEAPIKFFQVSGGVDGDITTSSDNFDWPRIVLKINPLAVHSILERIAAEEEEGDNNFQEEEEGGSHSLKDVCDIRRPEPSPFSSRRVMFENEEMVMPGDVVEMTEFQDKAVSNSHYVLELMLPNIHLTLPNKSFYEKLYNRISNDLLLWEPTAPSPVETFENLSYGVGLSVASQLINTFSKDSFSQFKSAVHYVDDESGSEEETLQYYSTVDPNYRSRRRKKLDSQNKNSQSFLSVLLNVTHGLVSVFTDVKQDDGNTLEGKYGEFWFEFNNGSLFSVTKYEGFEDRHYVCLHSGSLNLYHQGMVDGVVPSSEVRLPSTIRPHWLEPTICFSEEDGLSRTSSDGVGVDCPSMLTVAVKIQSDKIESNTKEFLVAVGLRGATLQHRVLPSGLSWHEQILYFLNISDEPVLGYNPPATITTFHVHLWSCALDYRPLFLPVRSLLTVETFSISSSVAVDKSSSTLRIILDEAALHLSDKCNTVTVNLHRDYVRVMDMGLLELTITAVKSDSDGERTKPRFELHCSSDVIHIRTCSDSCAALMNLIQYIASYGDLHPPAKTEIKRGVSKPKMKVETFSQPSSHGPVLPESEQQILRDLMSDAMEEIETQQTASAMKPESNGVLDDRSQSQEPSCSDLFLFPDESGNVSQESSPTYASFTHHMINEAMGDVPTESDDFCILFAPKVAVAEKEEEPVIKIMVDDAIIIKENHFSQPIKKTDTSKAPLHFPVPLVRYVVKEISLIWHLYGGRDFGTAPPTSPAKSFISPHSSPSHTPTRHGRSTACGGRGRNPDFLMEIQLSKVKFQHEVYPPGGAEGEASLLEQPVSRQVFIVQDLEIRDRLATSQMNKFLYLYCSKEMPRKAHSNMLTVKALHVRPESGRSPQECCLRVSLMPLRLNIDQDALFFLKDFFTSLSTEVELLVTPDPEVKKSPGAEVTCSLPRHVSSLKDPSPVISFSSHKQANENGSIDSMDVVNGDDHHFSEEVTSYSDQPVFFREFRFTSEVPIRLDYHGKHVSMDQGTLAGILIGLAQLNCSELKLKRLCYRHGLLGVDKLFSYAISEWLNDIKKNQLPGILGGVGPMHSLVQLVQGLKDLVWLPIEQYRKDGRIVRGFQRGAASFGTSTAMAALELTNRMVQTIQAAAETAYDMVSPGPTFTESKKIKRFPRHRLAHQPVDLREGVAKAYSVVKEGITDTAQTIYETAAREHENRGVTGAVGGVLRQIPPTVVKPFIVATEATSNVLGGMRNQIRPDVRQEESQKWRLGED, from the exons CATCTGGGTCTGAGCCTATGTATTGGTCAAGTTTTATGACCAGTAGTATGCAGCTTGCAAAAGAGTGTCTTAGTCAAAAATTGACAGATGAACAAGGAGAAGGGTCCCAGCCTTTTGAAGGACTTGAGAAATTTGCAGAAACTATTGAAACAG tTCTCAGAAGAGTGAAAGTTACCTTTTTAGATACAGTTTTGCGAATAGAACATGTGCCGGAAAACTCTAAAAGTGGAACTGCACTTGAAATCAGAATTGAAAg AACTATGTACTGTGATGAAACTGCAGATGAGTGCTCTGGAATTAATGTACATCAGCCCACAGCTTTTGCTCACAAGTTACTGCAGCTCTCAGGTGTCTCTTTCTTCTGGGATGAATTTCCTGCATCAGCAAAGTCCTCCCCAGTGTGTTCAGCTACACAGCTg GCAACTGAACCAAAGCTTTCACCTAGCTGGAATCCAAAAATCATTTATGAGCCACATCCACAATTAACAAGAAACTTGCCAGAAATTACACCTTCTGACCCCGTACAGATCAGTAAGCTGATTGGTAGAATGGAGTTGAGCCTAACattaaagcaaaatgaagtaCTTCCTGGAGCTAAG TTGGATATAGATGGACAAATAGACTCTGTACATCTATTTCTGTCACCAAGGCAGGTGCATCTCCTATTGGACATGGTAGCAGCTATTGCTGGACCAG AGAGCCTAAGCAGGATAGAATTGTCAAATAAAGATAGGAAGAACCGGCCAATGCAACAGGAAGATGAGTATCGGATTCAGATGGAGTTGAAACGTTATTTAAGAAAAGAGTCTTTATCTGCAGGAGCGTCATCTGAACAAAGCTTCTATGAGACTGAGAGTGCCAGAACACCTTCTAGTCGTG AAGAAGAAGTTTTCTTCTCAATGGCTGAAATGGACATGTCTCAcagcctttcctcccttccaccTCTTGGAGACCCTCCAACTATGGATCTAGACTTGTCTTTAACAAGTACATATACAACTACACCAGCAGGGTCTCCACTGAGCACTACAGTG cttCAACCAACCTGGGGTGATTTTCTTGACCGTAACAGACAAGAACTACAGCCTCCTAGGAGTTCTTCACTTACAGCCAACGTGGTTCACCAGACTTCCTTAAGAAGGACAT ctATTCCATCCAGATCTGTTTCTGTGGATGAATCCAGACCTGAGCTTCTTTTTAGACTGGCAGTTGGAACTTTCTCAGTGTCTGTACTTCATATTGACCCTTTACCCCCACCTGAAAGTTCACTGAACCTTAACCCATTGACACCAATGGCTCGGGATTTCTTTACCCGAATAGAAAAGATTGAGCCAGTTAAGTTTTCAACAGAAGATTTTCTGTCCTTCCGAGAAGTATTTGCAGAAGCTTGTTCTCATGATCACCTTAG ATTTATAGGTACTGGCATCAAAGTGTCTTATGAACAAAGACAAAGGTCTGCCTCTCGAAGTTTTAGTACTGATTTATCCATTGGGGATATGGAGTTCTTGGAATGCCTTTTTTCTACTGACTCTCATTCCATTCAGCCTCACTATACAGAG CTGCTGACATTTCAttctgaagaaggaaatgaTTCTCATGCTATGCCATGCCTTCAGCTTCATTATAAGCATTCAGATAATAGAGGACCTCAG ggTAGTCAAGGGAGACTCAGTTCTGttccacagaaagcagaattacAAATAAAGTTAAGTCCAGTGTTTTGTGAGCTTGATATTAGTATTGTAGACAGATTAAATTCCTTACTTCAACCACAGAAACTAACTACAGTGGAGATGATGGCATCTCACATGTATGCTTCTTACAACAAGCACATAAATCTG CATAAAGCATTTACTGAAGTTTTTCTGGATGATTCACATACTCCTGCAAACTGTAGAGTTTCAGTTCAAGTCACTGCTCCAGCATTAAATCTCTCTGTTCGCTTCCCAATACCTGACCTACGGTCAGATCAGGAAAGAGGACCATGGTTTAAGAAATCACTTCAGAAGGAGATTCTTCATCTTGAATTTACAGATATGGAATTTAAAACTGAGTTAGGAGGGTCAACTCCAGAACAAGTTAAACTAGAACTTACCTTTAAGGACCTAACTG GTTCATTTGAAGAAGATAACGCAGAAGCACCAATAAAATTTTTTCAAGTGTCTGGTGGTGTAGACGGAGATATAACAACATCATCAGACAATTTTGACTGGCCCCG GATTGTATTGAAAATAAACCCTCTGGCTGTGCACTCTATTCTGGAAAGGATAGcagctgaggaggaagaaggtgaTAATAACTttcaagaggaagaagaaggagggtCTCATTCTTTGAAGGATGTCTGTGATATTAGAAGACCAGagccttctcctttttcctctcgTAGGGTCATGTTTGAAAATGAAGAG atggtGATGCCAGGAGATGTAGTTGAAATGACTGAGTTTCAGGATAAAGCAGTTAGCAATTCTCATTATGTACTGGAACTCATGTTACCAAACATACATTTAACATTGCCAAACAAAAGCTTTTATGAAAAGCTTTACAATAG GATCAGCAATGATTTATTGTTGTGGGAACCCACAGCTCCATCTCCTGTAGAAACATTTGAAAACCTTTCTTACGGTGTTGGACTATCTGTGGCCAGCCAGCTCATCAACACGTTCAGTAAAGACAGCTTTAGCCAATTTAAATCTGCAGTTCATTATG TAGATGACGAGAGTGGATCTGAGGAAGAAACACTACAGTATTACTCCACTGTTGATCCAAACTATCGTTCacgcagaaggaaaaagctTGACTCTCAGAATAAGAACTCACAAAGCTTTCTGTCTGTTCTGCTAAATGTGACACATGGATTAGTGTCAGTATTCACAGATGTAAAG CAGGATGATGGAAATACACTGGAAGGAAAATATGGTGAATTCTGGTTTGAGTTCAACAATGGTTCACTTTTCAGCGTGACTAAATATGAAGGCTTTGAGGACAGACACTATGTTTGTCTCCATTCTGGCAGCCTCAATTTATATCATCAAG GTATGGTAGATGGGGTCGTTCCTTCCTCTGAAGTACGACTGCCCAGCACAATACGTCCCCATTGGTTAGAACCtactatttgtttttctgaagaagatGGTCTTAGTAGGACTAGTTCAGATGGTGTAGGAGTGGATTGTCCAAGTATGCTGACTGTTGCAGTCAAAATCCAATCAGATAAAATAGAAAGCAATACAAAG GAATTTCTAGTTGCTGTTGGACTAAGAGGAGCCACCCTTCAGCACAGAGTACTGCCTTCAGGTTTAAGCTGGCATGAACAG attttatattttttgaatATTTCTGATGAGCCTGTTCTGGGATATAATCCTCCAGCTACAATTACAACTTTTCATGTACATCTGTGGAGTTGTGCTCTTGATTACAg GCCCTTGTTTTTGCCAGTCAGATCTCTACTTACTGTTGAAACTTTCAGCATTTCCAGTAGTGTTGCAGTGGATAAATCCTCTTCTACTCTCAG gATAATTTTAGATGAAGCTGCTTTGCATCTGTCTGACAAGTGCAACACTGTTACAGTGAACCTCCATAGAG ATTACGTTCGTGTTATGGATATGGGATTGCTGGAACTAACGATTACGGCAGTAAAATCTGATTCTGATGGGGAAAGA ACAAAACCACGTTTTGAGCTGCACTGTTCCAGTGATGTAATCCATATTCGTACCTGCTCCGATTCATGTGCTGCACTAATGAATCTTATACAGTATATTGCAAGTTACGGTGATTTACATCCACCCGCTAAGACAGAGATTAAACGTGGAGTTAGCAAGCCAAAAATGAAG GTAGAGACCTTTAGCCAACCATCTTCCCACGGACCAGTCCTTCCTGAATCAGAGCAACAGATTTTACGGGACTTGATGAGTGACGCAATGGAGGAAATTGAGACGCAACAGACTGCTTCCGCCATGAAGCCAGAGTCTAACG GAGTTTTGGATGACAGATCTCAATCTCAGGAGCCATCTTGCTCAGATCTCTTCCTGTTTCCAGATGAAAGTGGAAACGTCTCACAAGAGTCAAGTCCCACTTATGCTTCATTCACTCATCATATGATAAATGAGGCCATGGGAGATGTTCCCACAGAAAGTGATGATTTCTGCATTCTTTTTGCACCCAAAGTTGCTGTTGCT gaaaaagaggaagagccagtaataaaaataatggttgATGATGCAATTATCATAAAGGAAAATCATTTCAGCCAACCTATAAAAAAAACTGATACAAGCAAAGCTCCTCTTCATTTTCCTGTTCCTCTGGTACGCTATGTTGTAAAGGAAATCTCTCTTATTTGGCATCTTTATGGTGGAAGGGATTTTGGGACTGCACCACCAACATCTCCAGCTAAAAGTTTCAT AAGTCCCCATAGTTCTCCTTCTCATACACCAACAAGGCATGGACGGAGTACAGCgtgtgggggaagaggaagaaacccAGACTTCCTAATGGAAATACAGTTAAGCAAG gtaaaattcCAGCATGAGGTATACCCTCCAGGTGGTGCAGAAGGTGAAGCCAGTCTGTTGGAGCAGCCAGTGTCACGGCAGGTTTTTATTGTTCAAGACCTGGAGATTAGGGATCGCTTAGCTACATCACAGATGAATAAATTTCTCTATCTCTACTGCAGTAAGGAGATGCCCAGAAAAGCGCATTCAAACATG TTAACAGTTAAAGCATTACATGTTCGTCCAGAGTCTGGCAGATCCCCGCAGGAATGTTGTTTACGTGTTTCACTAATGCCACTTCGCCTCAATATTGACCAG GAtgccttgtttttcctgaaggatTTTTTCACTAGCCTCTCTACAGAAGTAGAACTCTTAGTTACTCCAGATCCTGAAG TTAAAAAGTCTCCTGGTGCTGAAGTTACGTGTAGTTTGCCCAGGCATGTCAGCAGCCTTAAGGACCCAAGTCCAGTCATTTCTTTCTCATCACACaagcaagcaaatgaaaatggtAGCATTGATTCTATGGATGTGGTTAATGGAGATGATCATCATTTCTCAGAAGAAGTGACATCATACAGTGATCAGCCAGTATTTTTCAG AGAATTTCGTTTTACGTCAGAAGTTCCAATACGGCTTGATTACCACGGCAAACATGTATCAATGGATCAG GGGACACTAGCTGGGATTCTTATTGGGCTTGCTCAGTTAAACTGCTCAGAATTAAAGCTGAAGAGACTTTGTTACAGACATGG tTTATTAGGTGTGGATAAATTGTTCTCCTATGCCATCAGTGAATGGCTTAATGATATAAAGAAAAACCAGCTACCAGGAATTTTGGGAGGAGTAGGGCCTATGCATTCGCTAGTGCAGTTAG tCCAAGGTCTGAAAGACTTGGTGTGGTTACCAATAGAGCAGTACCGAAAGGATGGCCGTATTGTAAGAGGCTTTCAAAGAGGAGCAGCTTCTTTTGGTACTTCCACTGCAATGGCAGCACTGGAGCTAACAAACAGAATGGTTCAGACCATACAG GCAGCCGCAGAAACTGCATATGACATGGTATCACCAGGGCCTACTTTTACTGAATCAAAAAAGATCAAACGATTCCCTCGCCATCGTTTAGCTCATCAGCCAGTGGACCTGCGGGAAGGTGTAGCCAAAGCATACAGCGTAGTAAAAGAG GGGATTACGGACACAGCCCAAACCATCTATGAGACTGCTGCTCGTGAGCATGAAAACAGAGGAGTAACTGGAGCAGTAGGAGGAGTCCTCCGCCAAATTCCACCAACTGTGGTGAAACCTTTCATTGTTGCAACAGAGGCAACCTCAAATGTTCTAGGTGGTATGAGAAACCAGATCAGGCCAGATGTACGTCAAGAAGAGTCGCAGAAGTGGCGCCTTGGGGAGGACTGA